In Drosophila yakuba strain Tai18E2 chromosome X, Prin_Dyak_Tai18E2_2.1, whole genome shotgun sequence, a single genomic region encodes these proteins:
- the LOC6525642 gene encoding partitioning defective 3 homolog isoform X4, translating into MKVTVCFGDVRILVPCGSGELLVRDLVKEATRRYIKAAGKPDSWVTVTHLQTQSGILDPDDCVRDVADDREQILAHFDDPGPDPGVPQGGGDGASGSSSVGTGSPDIFRDPTNTEAPTCPRDLSTPHIEVTSTTSGPMAGLGVGLMVRRSSDPNLLASLKAEGSNKRWSAAAPHYAGGDSPERLLLDKAGGQLSPQWEEDDDPSHQLKEQLLHQQQPHAANGVGGTTGNHQPFARSGRLSMQFLGDGNGYKWMEAAEKLQNQPPAQQTYQQGGHHAGHGQNGAYSSKSLPRESKRKEPLGQAYESIREKDGEMLLIINEYGSPLGLTALPDKEHGGGLLVQHVEPGSRAERGRLRRDDRILEINGIKLIGLTESQVQEQLRRALESSELRVRVLRGDRNRRQQRDSKVAEMVEVATVSPTRKPHAAPVGTSLQVANTRKLGRKIEILLKKGPNGLGFSVTTRDNPAGGHCPIYIKNILPRGAAIEDGRLKPGDRLLEVDGTPMTGKTQTDVVAILRGMPAGATVRIVVSRQQELAEQADQPAEKSAGVAVAPSVAPPAVPAAAAPAPPIPVQKSSSARSLFTHQQQSQLNESQHFIDAGSESAASNDSLPPSSNSWHSREELTLHIPVHDTEKAGLGVSVKGKTCSNLNASGSSASSGSNGLMKHDGDLGIFVKNVIHGGAASRDGRLRMNDQLLSVNGVSLRGQNNAEAMETLRRAMVNTPGKHPGTITLLVGRKILRSASSSDILDHSNSHSHSHSNSSGGSNSNGSGNNNNSSSNASDNSGATVIYLSPEKREQRCNGGGVGGSAGNEMNRWSNPVLDRLTGGICSSNSAQPSSQQSHQQQQHQQPHPSQQQQQQQRRLPAVPVSSSAALRNESYYMATNDNWSPAQLHLITGHGNTALLIEDDAEPMSPTLPARPHDGPHCNASSANPSQNLAVGNQGPAINTVPGTPSTSSNFDATYSSQLSLETNSGVEHFSRDALGRRSISEKHHAALDARETGTYQRNKKLREERERERRIQLTKSAVYGGSIESLTARIASANAQFSGYKHAKTASSIEQRETQQQLAAAEAEARDQLGDLGPSLGMKKSSSLESLQTMVQELQMSDEPRGHQALRAPRGRGREDSLRAAVVSEPDASKPRKTWLLEDGDHEGGFASQRNGPFQSSLNDGKHGCKSSRAKKPSILRGIGHMFRFGKNRKDGVVPVDNYAMNISPPTSVVSTATSPQLQQQQQQQLQQHQQQQQQQQIPTAALAALERNGKPPAYQPPPPLPAPNGVGSNGIHQNDIFNHRYQHYSNYEDIHQQHQQHQISRRHQHYHSQRSARSQDVSMHSTSSGSQPGSLAQPQSQSNGVRPMSSYYEYETVQQQRVGSIKHSHSSSATSSSSSPINVPHWKAAAMNGYSPASLNSSARSRGPFVTQVTIREQSSGGIPAHLLQQHQQQQLQQQQQQPTYQTVQKMSGQSQYGSAAGSQPHASKV; encoded by the exons CCCGATTCCTGGGTGACCGTAACGCATCTGCAGACACAGTCGGGCATCCTCGATCCTGATGACTGTGTCCGCGACGTGGCCGACGATCGGGAGCAGATATTGGCGCACTTTGATGACCCAGGACCGGATCCGGGAGTTCCGCAGGGAGGCGGCGATGGAGCGTCGGGCAGTTCGTCCGTGGGCACCGGTTCGCCGGATATCTTTCGTGATCCCACCAATACGGAGGCGCCCACCTGTCCGCGGGATCTCTCCACGCCGCACATCGAGGTCACCAGCACCACATCGGGACCAATGGCTGGACTCGGCGTTGGACTGATGGTGCGTCGCAGCAGTGATCCCAATCTGCTGGCCTCCCTGAAGGCGGAGGGCAGTAACAAACGCTGGTCGGCTGCGGCACCCCATTACGCTGGCGGGGATTCGCCGGAGCGCCTGTTGCTGGACAAGGCCGGTGGCCAGCTATCGCCACAGTGGGAGGAGGACGACGATCCCAGTCATCAGCTAAAGGAACAGCTGCTACACCAACAGCAGCCCCATGCTGCAAATGGCGTAGGCGGCACCACCGGTAACCATCAGCCATTTGCCCGATCCGGTCGCCTGTCGATGCAATTTCTGGGCGACGGCAATGGCTACAAGTGGATGGAGGCAGCCGAGAAGCTACAGAATCAGCCACCAGCCCAGCAGACATATCAGCAGGGTGGCCATCATGCTGGTCACGGTCAGAACGGTGCCTACTCCAGCAAGTCCTTGCCCAGGGAGAGCAAGCGAAAGGAGCCATTGGGACAGGCGTATGAATCCATCAGGGAGAAGGATGGCGAAATGCTGCTGATCATCAACGAGTACGGTAGTCCGCTGGGACTCACTGCGCTGCCGGACAAGGAGCACGGCGGTGGACTGCTGGTGCAACATGTGGAGCCGGGCAGTCGAGCCGAAAGGGGACGACTGCGTCGTGATGATCGCATTCTGGAAATCAATGGCATCAAGCTAATTGGACTCACCGAATCGCAGGTTCAGGAGCAACTGCGACGGGCGTTGGAGAGCTCGGAGTTGAGAGTTCGAGTGCTGCGCGGTGATCGCAATCGCCGCCAGCAGCGTGACTCCAAGGTGGCCGAGATGGTGGAGGTGGCCACGGTGTCACCCACCCGCAAGCCACATGCTGCTCCGGTGGGCACCTCGCTGCAGGTGGCCAATACCCGTAAACTGGGCAGGAAAATCGAAATTTTGCTAAAGAAGGGACCCAACGGTCTCGGCTTTTCGGTCACAACACGCGATAATCCCGCCGGTGGTCACTGTCCCATTTACATCAAGAATATCCTGCCACGAGGTGCGGCCATCGAGGATGGACGCCTGAAGCCCGGTGATCGTTTGCTCGAGGTGGATGGCACTCCGATGACGGGCAAAACACAAACGGATGTGGTGGCAATCTTGAGGGGCATGCCAGCAGGAGCTACCGTCAGGATTGTGGTCTCCCGCCAGCAGGAGTTGGCGGAGCAGGCAGACCAGCCGGCGGAGAAGAGTGCTGGCGTGGCGGTGGCGCCTTCAGTTGCTCCACCAGCGGttccagcagctgctgctccagcgcCTCCCATTCCGGTGCAGAAATCCAGCAGCGCACGATCTCTGTTCACTCATCAGCAGCAATCGCAGCTCAACGAATCTCAGCACTTTATCGATGCGGGCAGCGAGTCGGCGGCTTCAAAT GACAGCCTgccgcccagcagcaacagttggcACTCCCGCGAGGAGCTGACCCTGCACATTCCCGTTCACGACACCGAAAAGGCCGGACTGGGGGTCAGTGTGAAGGGCAAGACGTGCTCGAATCTGAACGCTTCTGGATCGAGTGCCTCCAGCGGCAGCAATGGACTGATGAAGCACGACGGTGATTTGGGTATATTCGTGAAGAATGTAATCCATGGCGGTGCTGCTTCCCGCGATGGTCGCCTGCGGATGAACGATCAGTTGCTCAGCGTAAATGGAGTATCGTTGCGTGGTCAAAACAACGCTGAAGCCATGGAGACACTACGTCGTGCAATGGTCAATACGCCCGGGAAACATCCGGGCACCATAACCCTGCTGGTGGGCCGTAAGATCTTGCGATCGGCCAGCTCCAGTGACATTCTTGACCACAGTaacagtcacagtcacagccaTAGCAATAGCAGCGGTGGCAGCAATTCGAATGGCAgcggcaataacaacaatagcagCTCGAATGCTAGCGATAATTCCGGAGCGACGGTCATCTATTTGAGTCCGGAGAAGAGGGAGCAGCGCTGCAATGGCGGCGGAGTTGGTGGCAGTGCTGGCAATGAGATGAATAG ATGGAGCAATCCCGTTTTGGATCGTCTAACCGGTGGCATTTGCTCATCGAACTCAGCGCAGCCATCCTCACAGCAGtcgcaccagcagcagcagcatcagcagccgCATCcttcgcagcagcaacagcagcagcagcgtcgCCTGCCTGCAGTGCCCGTTAGCAGCAGTGCAGCTCTGAGGAACGAGAGCTACTATATGGCCACCAATGACAACTGGTCGCCGGCGCAACTGCACTTGATCACTGGTCACGGCAATACGGCGCTGCTTATTGAGGACGATGCCGAACCGATGTCTCC AACACTGCCGGCGCGTCCGCACGATGGGCCGCACTGCAACGCGAGCAGTGCTAATCCATCGCAGAATTTGGCCGTCGGCAATCAGGGGCCAGCCATCAATACGGTGCCTGGCACTCCGTCGACATCCAGCAACTTTGATGCCACATACTCCTCGCAACTGAGCTTGGAGACAAACTCGGGCGTGGAGCATTTCTCGCGTGATGCCTTGGGACGACGCAGCATCTCCGAGAAGCACCATGCGGCGCTGGATGCCCGCGAGACTGGCACCTATCAGCGGAATAAGAAGTTGCGCGAGGAGCGGGAACGCGAGCGTCGCATTCAGCTGACCAAATCGGCTGTCTATGGCGGTTCCATTGAGTCCCTTACGGCCCGCATAGCCAGCGCTAATGCGCAGTTTTCGGGCTATAAACATGCCAAGACTGCATCCAGCATCGAGCAAAGGGAGACGCAGCAGCAATTGGCCGCTGCCGAGGCGGAGGCCAGGGATCAGCTGGGCGATCTGGGTCCATCGCTGGGCATGAAGAAGTCCTCGTCGCTGGAGTCGCTCCAGACGATGGTGCAGGAGCTGCAGATGTCGGATGAGCCGCGTGGTCATCAAGCGTTGCGCGCACCGCGTGGACGTGGCAGGGAGGACAGTCTGCGGGCGGCGGTGGTCAGCGAACCGGACGCGAGCA AGCCCCGTAAGACCTGGCTTTTGGAGGATGGCGATCACGAGGGTGGCTTTGCGTCGCAGCGCAATGGACCATTCCAGAGTTCCCTCAACGATGGCAAACATGGCTGCAAGTCGTCGCGGGCCAAGAAGCCAAGCATACTGCGCGGCATCGGTCACATGTTCCGCTTTGGCAAGAATCGCAAGGATGGCGTGGTGCCAGTGGACAACTATGCGATGAACATTTCGCCACCCACATCGGTGGTTTCCACAGCCACATCGccgcagctgcaacagcagcagcaacagcaattgcagcaacaccagcaacagcagcagcagcaacagataCCAACCGCTGCGTTGGCCGCTCTGGAGAGAAATGGCAAGCCGCCGGCGTAtcagccaccgccaccgctgCCTGCCCCGAATGGAGTCGGTAGCAATGGGATCCATCAGAACGACATCTTCAACCATCGCTATCAGCATTACTCCAACTATGAGGACatccaccagcagcaccagcaacaccagATTAG TCGCCGCCATCAGCATTACCATTCGCAGCGCAGTGCCCGCTCGCAGGATGTGAGCATGCACTCGACGAGCTCCGGATCCCAGCCAGGATCCCTGGCCCAGCCGCAATCGCAATCGAATGGCGTGCGTCCCATGAGCAGTTACTACGAGTACGAGacggtgcagcagcagcgggtGGGCAGCATTAAGcacagccacagcagcagcgccacatcgtcctcctcgtcgccCATTAATGTCCCACATTGGAAGGCGGCTGCCATGAATGGCTACTCGCCAGCCAGCCTGAATAGCAGTGCCCGGAGTCGGGGTCCGTTTGTGACGCAGGTGACCATACGGGAGCAGAGCAGTGGCGGCATACCCGCCcacctgctgcagcagcatcagcagcagcaactccagcagcagcagcagcagcccacCTACCAGACTGTCCAGAAGATGTCCGGACAATCGCAATATGGCAGTGCCGCCGGTTCCCAGCCACACGCCTCCAAGGTGTGA
- the LOC6525642 gene encoding partitioning defective 3 homolog isoform X2, with protein MKVTVCFGDVRILVPCGSGELLVRDLVKEATRRYIKAAGKPDSWVTVTHLQTQSGILDPDDCVRDVADDREQILAHFDDPGPDPGVPQGGGDGASGSSSVGTGSPDIFRDPTNTEAPTCPRDLSTPHIEVTSTTSGPMAGLGVGLMVRRSSDPNLLASLKAEGSNKRWSAAAPHYAGGDSPERLLLDKAGGQLSPQWEEDDDPSHQLKEQLLHQQQPHAANGVGGTTGNHQPFARSGRLSMQFLGDGNGYKWMEAAEKLQNQPPAQQTYQQGGHHAGHGQNGAYSSKSLPRESKRKEPLGQAYESIREKDGEMLLIINEYGSPLGLTALPDKEHGGGLLVQHVEPGSRAERGRLRRDDRILEINGIKLIGLTESQVQEQLRRALESSELRVRVLRGDRNRRQQRDSKVAEMVEVATVSPTRKPHAAPVGTSLQVANTRKLGRKIEILLKKGPNGLGFSVTTRDNPAGGHCPIYIKNILPRGAAIEDGRLKPGDRLLEVDGTPMTGKTQTDVVAILRGMPAGATVRIVVSRQQELAEQADQPAEKSAGVAVAPSVAPPAVPAAAAPAPPIPVQKSSSARSLFTHQQQSQLNESQHFIDAGSESAASNDSLPPSSNSWHSREELTLHIPVHDTEKAGLGVSVKGKTCSNLNASGSSASSGSNGLMKHDGDLGIFVKNVIHGGAASRDGRLRMNDQLLSVNGVSLRGQNNAEAMETLRRAMVNTPGKHPGTITLLVGRKILRSASSSDILDHSNSHSHSHSNSSGGSNSNGSGNNNNSSSNASDNSGATVIYLSPEKREQRCNGGGVGGSAGNEMNRWSNPVLDRLTGGICSSNSAQPSSQQSHQQQQHQQPHPSQQQQQQQRRLPAVPVSSSAALRNESYYMATNDNWSPAQLHLITGHGNTALLIEDDAEPMSPTLPARPHDGPHCNASSANPSQNLAVGNQGPAINTVPGTPSTSSNFDATYSSQLSLETNSGVEHFSRDALGRRSISEKHHAALDARETGTYQRNKKLREERERERRIQLTKSAVYGGSIESLTARIASANAQFSGYKHAKTASSIEQRETQQQLAAAEAEARDQLGDLGPSLGMKKSSSLESLQTMVQELQMSDEPRGHQALRAPRGRGREDSLRAAVVSEPDASKPRKTWLLEDGDHEGGFASQRNGPFQSSLNDGKHGCKSSRAKKPSILRGIGHMFRFGKNRKDGVVPVDNYAMNISPPTSVVSTATSPQLQQQQQQQLQQHQQQQQQQQIPTAALAALERNGKPPAYQPPPPLPAPNGVGSNGIHQNDIFNHRYQHYSNYEDIHQQHQQHQISGGESTTSISETLSESTLECMRQQVIRQRIKVEAESRRHQHYHSQRSARSQDVSMHSTSSGSQPGSLAQPQSQSNGVRPMSSYYEYETVQQQRVGSIKHSHSSSATSSSSSPINVPHWKAAAMNGYSPASLNSSARSRGPFVTQVTIREQSSGGIPAHLLQQHQQQQLQQQQQQPTYQTVQKMSGQSQYGSAAGSQPHASKV; from the exons CCCGATTCCTGGGTGACCGTAACGCATCTGCAGACACAGTCGGGCATCCTCGATCCTGATGACTGTGTCCGCGACGTGGCCGACGATCGGGAGCAGATATTGGCGCACTTTGATGACCCAGGACCGGATCCGGGAGTTCCGCAGGGAGGCGGCGATGGAGCGTCGGGCAGTTCGTCCGTGGGCACCGGTTCGCCGGATATCTTTCGTGATCCCACCAATACGGAGGCGCCCACCTGTCCGCGGGATCTCTCCACGCCGCACATCGAGGTCACCAGCACCACATCGGGACCAATGGCTGGACTCGGCGTTGGACTGATGGTGCGTCGCAGCAGTGATCCCAATCTGCTGGCCTCCCTGAAGGCGGAGGGCAGTAACAAACGCTGGTCGGCTGCGGCACCCCATTACGCTGGCGGGGATTCGCCGGAGCGCCTGTTGCTGGACAAGGCCGGTGGCCAGCTATCGCCACAGTGGGAGGAGGACGACGATCCCAGTCATCAGCTAAAGGAACAGCTGCTACACCAACAGCAGCCCCATGCTGCAAATGGCGTAGGCGGCACCACCGGTAACCATCAGCCATTTGCCCGATCCGGTCGCCTGTCGATGCAATTTCTGGGCGACGGCAATGGCTACAAGTGGATGGAGGCAGCCGAGAAGCTACAGAATCAGCCACCAGCCCAGCAGACATATCAGCAGGGTGGCCATCATGCTGGTCACGGTCAGAACGGTGCCTACTCCAGCAAGTCCTTGCCCAGGGAGAGCAAGCGAAAGGAGCCATTGGGACAGGCGTATGAATCCATCAGGGAGAAGGATGGCGAAATGCTGCTGATCATCAACGAGTACGGTAGTCCGCTGGGACTCACTGCGCTGCCGGACAAGGAGCACGGCGGTGGACTGCTGGTGCAACATGTGGAGCCGGGCAGTCGAGCCGAAAGGGGACGACTGCGTCGTGATGATCGCATTCTGGAAATCAATGGCATCAAGCTAATTGGACTCACCGAATCGCAGGTTCAGGAGCAACTGCGACGGGCGTTGGAGAGCTCGGAGTTGAGAGTTCGAGTGCTGCGCGGTGATCGCAATCGCCGCCAGCAGCGTGACTCCAAGGTGGCCGAGATGGTGGAGGTGGCCACGGTGTCACCCACCCGCAAGCCACATGCTGCTCCGGTGGGCACCTCGCTGCAGGTGGCCAATACCCGTAAACTGGGCAGGAAAATCGAAATTTTGCTAAAGAAGGGACCCAACGGTCTCGGCTTTTCGGTCACAACACGCGATAATCCCGCCGGTGGTCACTGTCCCATTTACATCAAGAATATCCTGCCACGAGGTGCGGCCATCGAGGATGGACGCCTGAAGCCCGGTGATCGTTTGCTCGAGGTGGATGGCACTCCGATGACGGGCAAAACACAAACGGATGTGGTGGCAATCTTGAGGGGCATGCCAGCAGGAGCTACCGTCAGGATTGTGGTCTCCCGCCAGCAGGAGTTGGCGGAGCAGGCAGACCAGCCGGCGGAGAAGAGTGCTGGCGTGGCGGTGGCGCCTTCAGTTGCTCCACCAGCGGttccagcagctgctgctccagcgcCTCCCATTCCGGTGCAGAAATCCAGCAGCGCACGATCTCTGTTCACTCATCAGCAGCAATCGCAGCTCAACGAATCTCAGCACTTTATCGATGCGGGCAGCGAGTCGGCGGCTTCAAAT GACAGCCTgccgcccagcagcaacagttggcACTCCCGCGAGGAGCTGACCCTGCACATTCCCGTTCACGACACCGAAAAGGCCGGACTGGGGGTCAGTGTGAAGGGCAAGACGTGCTCGAATCTGAACGCTTCTGGATCGAGTGCCTCCAGCGGCAGCAATGGACTGATGAAGCACGACGGTGATTTGGGTATATTCGTGAAGAATGTAATCCATGGCGGTGCTGCTTCCCGCGATGGTCGCCTGCGGATGAACGATCAGTTGCTCAGCGTAAATGGAGTATCGTTGCGTGGTCAAAACAACGCTGAAGCCATGGAGACACTACGTCGTGCAATGGTCAATACGCCCGGGAAACATCCGGGCACCATAACCCTGCTGGTGGGCCGTAAGATCTTGCGATCGGCCAGCTCCAGTGACATTCTTGACCACAGTaacagtcacagtcacagccaTAGCAATAGCAGCGGTGGCAGCAATTCGAATGGCAgcggcaataacaacaatagcagCTCGAATGCTAGCGATAATTCCGGAGCGACGGTCATCTATTTGAGTCCGGAGAAGAGGGAGCAGCGCTGCAATGGCGGCGGAGTTGGTGGCAGTGCTGGCAATGAGATGAATAG ATGGAGCAATCCCGTTTTGGATCGTCTAACCGGTGGCATTTGCTCATCGAACTCAGCGCAGCCATCCTCACAGCAGtcgcaccagcagcagcagcatcagcagccgCATCcttcgcagcagcaacagcagcagcagcgtcgCCTGCCTGCAGTGCCCGTTAGCAGCAGTGCAGCTCTGAGGAACGAGAGCTACTATATGGCCACCAATGACAACTGGTCGCCGGCGCAACTGCACTTGATCACTGGTCACGGCAATACGGCGCTGCTTATTGAGGACGATGCCGAACCGATGTCTCC AACACTGCCGGCGCGTCCGCACGATGGGCCGCACTGCAACGCGAGCAGTGCTAATCCATCGCAGAATTTGGCCGTCGGCAATCAGGGGCCAGCCATCAATACGGTGCCTGGCACTCCGTCGACATCCAGCAACTTTGATGCCACATACTCCTCGCAACTGAGCTTGGAGACAAACTCGGGCGTGGAGCATTTCTCGCGTGATGCCTTGGGACGACGCAGCATCTCCGAGAAGCACCATGCGGCGCTGGATGCCCGCGAGACTGGCACCTATCAGCGGAATAAGAAGTTGCGCGAGGAGCGGGAACGCGAGCGTCGCATTCAGCTGACCAAATCGGCTGTCTATGGCGGTTCCATTGAGTCCCTTACGGCCCGCATAGCCAGCGCTAATGCGCAGTTTTCGGGCTATAAACATGCCAAGACTGCATCCAGCATCGAGCAAAGGGAGACGCAGCAGCAATTGGCCGCTGCCGAGGCGGAGGCCAGGGATCAGCTGGGCGATCTGGGTCCATCGCTGGGCATGAAGAAGTCCTCGTCGCTGGAGTCGCTCCAGACGATGGTGCAGGAGCTGCAGATGTCGGATGAGCCGCGTGGTCATCAAGCGTTGCGCGCACCGCGTGGACGTGGCAGGGAGGACAGTCTGCGGGCGGCGGTGGTCAGCGAACCGGACGCGAGCA AGCCCCGTAAGACCTGGCTTTTGGAGGATGGCGATCACGAGGGTGGCTTTGCGTCGCAGCGCAATGGACCATTCCAGAGTTCCCTCAACGATGGCAAACATGGCTGCAAGTCGTCGCGGGCCAAGAAGCCAAGCATACTGCGCGGCATCGGTCACATGTTCCGCTTTGGCAAGAATCGCAAGGATGGCGTGGTGCCAGTGGACAACTATGCGATGAACATTTCGCCACCCACATCGGTGGTTTCCACAGCCACATCGccgcagctgcaacagcagcagcaacagcaattgcagcaacaccagcaacagcagcagcagcaacagataCCAACCGCTGCGTTGGCCGCTCTGGAGAGAAATGGCAAGCCGCCGGCGTAtcagccaccgccaccgctgCCTGCCCCGAATGGAGTCGGTAGCAATGGGATCCATCAGAACGACATCTTCAACCATCGCTATCAGCATTACTCCAACTATGAGGACatccaccagcagcaccagcaacaccagATTAG TGGCGGCGAATCCACCACATCGATTTCGGAAACGCTTTCGGAGTCAACACTCGAGTGCATGCGACAGCAGGTCATCCGGCAGCGCATCAAGGTCGAGGCGGAAAG TCGCCGCCATCAGCATTACCATTCGCAGCGCAGTGCCCGCTCGCAGGATGTGAGCATGCACTCGACGAGCTCCGGATCCCAGCCAGGATCCCTGGCCCAGCCGCAATCGCAATCGAATGGCGTGCGTCCCATGAGCAGTTACTACGAGTACGAGacggtgcagcagcagcgggtGGGCAGCATTAAGcacagccacagcagcagcgccacatcgtcctcctcgtcgccCATTAATGTCCCACATTGGAAGGCGGCTGCCATGAATGGCTACTCGCCAGCCAGCCTGAATAGCAGTGCCCGGAGTCGGGGTCCGTTTGTGACGCAGGTGACCATACGGGAGCAGAGCAGTGGCGGCATACCCGCCcacctgctgcagcagcatcagcagcagcaactccagcagcagcagcagcagcccacCTACCAGACTGTCCAGAAGATGTCCGGACAATCGCAATATGGCAGTGCCGCCGGTTCCCAGCCACACGCCTCCAAGGTGTGA